One window of Triticum dicoccoides isolate Atlit2015 ecotype Zavitan chromosome 5A, WEW_v2.0, whole genome shotgun sequence genomic DNA carries:
- the LOC119297801 gene encoding bZIP transcription factor TRAB1-like yields the protein MAMEADDDDLWGAVTTSPSASPPPPSSAAAISTALSLNTRLQLLAATGVGGGSPFHPGGVGAGSPFHPGGGCYRNAAASPTSFFSSAAASFPRIAPVDAGPARRALEREMCYGHGAAAWPGAPGAGGGAAAPVDRRKKRMIKNRESASRSRARKQAHVTQIESEVHQLREENEQLRLKYDQLKASVEVSVPVRKTLQRVLSAPF from the exons ATGGCCATGGAGGCCGACGACGACGACCTGTGGGGCGCGGTCACCACCAGCCCCAGCGCCTCGcccccgccgccctcctccgccgcAGCCATCTCCACCGCGCTCAGCCTCAAcacccgcctccagctcctcgccgccaccggcgtcggcggcggctccCCGTTCCACCCCGGCGGCGTCGGCGCCGGCTCGCCGTTCCACCCGGGCGGCGGCTGCTACCGCAATGCGGCCGCGTCCCCGAcctccttcttctcctctgccgCGGCCTCCTTCCCCCGCATCGCGCCCGTCGACGCCGGCCCCGCGCGCCGCGCGCTGGAGCGCGAGATGTGCTACGGCCACGGCGCCGCCGCCTGGCCCGGGGCCCCCGGCGCCGGCGGGGGCGCCGCCGCGCCCGTGGACCGGCGCAAGAAGCGCATGATCAAGAACCGCGAGTCGGCGTCCCGCTCGCGCGCGCGCAAGCAGGCCCACGTCACCCAGATCGAGTCGGAGGTGCACCAGCTGCGCGAGGAGAACGAGCAGCTCCGCCTCAAGTACGACCAG ctcaaGGCTTCGGTGGAGGTGTCGGTGCCGGTGAGGAAGACGCTGCAGAGGGTGCTCTCGGCGCCCTTCTGA